AATGGATCGTACAAAGAACCGGCATGAAGGAACGTCGGATCGCCGCGGACCACGAATTCACCTCGGATCTGTGCATTAAGGCGGTGCAGAATCTGGCAGAGCGTTATAACAAAAGTCTGGACGATGTCGACATGGTTATTGTGGCAACGACAACCCCAGATTACCCATTTCCGAGTGTAGCCTGTAAGATTCAGGATTATTTCGGGATAAGTCGCACCGGTGCATTCGACTTGAATGCGACCTGCGCTGGATTCGTATATGGTCTGCATCTGGCCAACGGATTAATTACGTCCGGCCTACACAAAAAAATTCTTGTCGTCGCCGGTGAGACGCTATCCAAGGTAACCGACTATACCGATCGCTCCACCTGCATTCTGTTTGGGGACGGGGCCGGTGCGGTACTCGTTGAATACGATGACTCCCATCCTGGATTCATCACCTCTGTTCAAGGCACGAACGGCGAAGGCGGTATCCATGTATATCGCTCAGGTTTGTCTCATACATTCAAAGGAACAGAGCTCGCCGGGGATGGAAAGATGGTACAGAACGGGCGGGAAGTATATAAATGGGCAGTACAAACCGTATCTGCAGGCGTTAAGCAGCTTCTAGAGCAAGCCAATATGAATGTGGATGACATTGACTGGTTCGTTCCGCATAGCGCGAATCTGCGTATGATCGATTCTATCTGCGAGAAATCC
The window above is part of the Paenibacillus lutimineralis genome. Proteins encoded here:
- a CDS encoding ketoacyl-ACP synthase III, giving the protein MKAQFSQSRITAIGTHVPEQRLTNDDLSKLVDTNDEWIVQRTGMKERRIAADHEFTSDLCIKAVQNLAERYNKSLDDVDMVIVATTTPDYPFPSVACKIQDYFGISRTGAFDLNATCAGFVYGLHLANGLITSGLHKKILVVAGETLSKVTDYTDRSTCILFGDGAGAVLVEYDDSHPGFITSVQGTNGEGGIHVYRSGLSHTFKGTELAGDGKMVQNGREVYKWAVQTVSAGVKQLLEQANMNVDDIDWFVPHSANLRMIDSICEKSGIPLERTLYSMEYYGNTSAASIPLALDLGVQEGRLNYGDTMLLYGFGGGLTHSGQIIKWGVPQV